The Aspergillus luchuensis IFO 4308 DNA, chromosome 4, nearly complete sequence DNA window ACCAAGCAGGGGCTTAGACGTAAGCGTCCAAGGAAGTATGATCTTCTCAATATACTCTCGCACTCGAGGCACTGCCTGGAAGCGTATTCccagcaacaccatcctccgccaTCCTTTGATGCCAACGTATGGTACAGGCTTGAGATAAAGCGCTTGCAGGAAGCAATGAAAAGACTCAATGGCGCTCGGGATGCGTTCGTCCGGCATTTCGGGATAATCACGGTAGTACTTCTGCGGAGTTAATGCCACCTGTCAGCGAATATTGGACTCCATGCACAGAGCGACTCAGCATACCGCTCCCTTCCGGTAGAtcccccaaccaccatctTTCTCAGTCCTCGCCTCGAAGTAGTGTCCGCGGCGCTCAGCATACTCGCCGCGCTGTCGTTCCTTCCAGATTCCAGTGTGCTCTTTGATCAAACTGGAATGCGTTCGGAACTCCTGCCCAAAGATGTTGATATGGGTGTCGGTGGGACCTTGCTCATGCGGACCGCAGAGAACAGGAACGCTGATTTTCTGTTCTCTCAATGACTTAAATGGGTTGTCATTGAATATCTGGGCTAGATCGGGGACAATATCGTCTGCAACTGCAGGACTCAGGCAAGGGATCTCCATAAGCGACTCTGTGATGTAAAGAATGGAAGGTGCAGTCTATAGAACTGTAAAGATAGTAATCAAGTAATGACAGATCGAGGAGTGCTTTAACCTGTAGATGTCAGCAATTTCAAGAATGGGCAGCTAGACATTCTGGGGTTTGAAGAACCGTGGATCATAACTGCACAGGGCTGATGTTTATTGCCTGTTCAAGCAGGCGGCGCCCTTAAGCTTTCCCCTCGCTTCTGTCATGATATCCAATCTGGAAGTAAGCTTGTCTCACATACGTCAGTGCGATTAGCGCCGAACATTGTTTCTATAAGCGTGACTTCGATGCAGGAGACGTCTGCTACATGTGGAAAGGATTCTCGTCTGTTTCATAGTAGTGCCTGAGCGTTGTTTCCCCAAATGTTAATGATATTCCTGGCCACCGGACGTGCTAAGATTCTGTAAAGGTGAACGAACCAACGGCTCTGATACGCAGATCCTACTGTGTGTGATATATTGACCTCAGCGGCCCAGTCAATGGATCAGCCATCGGACTCTATCTGCTTGATGAATTACATCACGTCCTGGCTGCTAGTTAAACTGTTCCATTTCATGATTCGCCTGGATTCATCTCCGGTGATTACTTCCAGGTGACTaccttcttgctttcttggGTGATGGAATTGTCCATTAGCTTGTGCGTTTTAATATCTGCCCATGCTtccgatgatgttgctgaaACCCTTCAGATGAACGTAGTCAATTCGACACATGCACGTGTCTTAGCCTAAACATTTCACACGTGATCATGTTTGGCCTACTGGCTTAGTACCCCTATCTTGTCTTGCATTGCGGGTATTTATCGATCATTTAGTATGTGAATAAAGACCCGTGGCAACATAAGTATACAGTTCTCCAGCAGATATAACATGTATAGACAATTGTTATTGTTTCACTAGACCTCTACACCTGGACATGTAATTTCTCTgatatcatcctccactccatccaaaGAAATGCAAAGCAATACTATCAAGCGCCCAATCCTGGTATCATGGATGGAATAACTGCGGGAGCGATCAGGCACTCTTCCAACGCAGCGTCCATCGACTACAGCTCATCGGAACGGCCAACGGACAATGGACCCTTCTTCACCATGATGGTAAGAATCTCATAGAGGACGTCAGCGGCAGCCCTGTTATCACATGCATCAGTTAATAAGTCATGAAAAGTGTCGTGCAAGGTTGCCATACATAGTAGAAAGCTCAGCATTCGTATCATAAGCAGGAGCAACCTCAACAATGTCTGCACCGATGAAGttcaatccatccaatccccgAATAATAGTGCGGAGCTCACGCGTCGACCAGCCGCCCGTTTCGGGCGTTCCGGTTGCCGGTGCGTCTAGATCTATTGTCAGGAAAGTCATGGGGATGAATTACTGGAAATGACCTACAGGCAGGATCAAGAGTATCGATGTCAATCGAGAGGTAGACAGGGTTCTCAGtacccaccctctcccttaTCTTCTTGATGATGCCATCCGTTCCTGCGACACGGTGTGTTAGCAAAGTTAATAGGAGATATTTGTACAGACGTACCGATAGTATCGATCTCTCTTGCCTCAACGATTTCGAACCCGCAGTATCCGTCATTCTCGTAATCAGATGGACCGGAAAGCGTAGTGCGGATACCGGCATGAATATTGGTATCGTTCTTCAGCAGGCCTTCCATCGCAGCGTGGTAGAAGTAGGTGCCGTGATTAATGGCGGCAACCTGACTAGGTGAGCCGCCGAAAACCTTTGGCTTCCAAGAATCCCTGGAGACAGTGAGCATTGGCTCTTCCGACTACAGAAGACAACATACAGATGACTGTCAAAGTGTATAACAGTGACAGGTCCATAGGCCCTGTTTATACTGCGCAGCAAGGGCAGGGTGATAGTGTGGTCTCCTCCTAAAGTAATGATGCGTGGAAGGGTCTTTCCGGCCTTGGAGAGCCCATACTTCTCAGCATCGGTGAACGGTTTGCGCATTAGGACACTGTTGTGGCCCTCTTCAATTTGTTGGATAGCCCAGGCGTTATCATAACTGTTTGGATTAGAACCTTGCCAATTCTCCCGTAGTGTGGGTGCCATACGACGTAACAGGGATGTCTCCGCAATCCAGGATTCTCATGTCGCTAACAAAAGGGTTCGCTTGCAGAGGAACATTATATCCACCACTAAGGAGAAGTAATGATGAGCGTCATTGCCGTTGGGTATAGTCATGGAAGGGTATAGCTTACTAAAGATTGAGACGGCGAGATCCTTGCCGGATGCCACTAGGTCCGAACCTAGCTCCGGGTCTGTATGAGGTACCAGTGTCGAAAGGAGCGCCTACTCAATTGTCAGGGTCTGTTACTGGAATGTCGTACTGTTGACATGGTGACTAACCTATGAATGCAATATCATACCTCTCGGCTTCGCTGGAGAGACAAGGAAAGTACGGCAAACGACCGAAAGTAGAGATACCAGAGAAGACAGAGTCGGCCTGAATTGTCAGCCAATGGATAAGTACAAACTTGAGCTAGGTTCACTGACCTGTGTGCCACCATCTCCAGGGAGTGTGTTGTACCACAACCTCTGGTGCGGACCAGCCAGAGGAGTTTGGTCATGGCCGCCATGGGCATTTGCGATGCCTAAGAGAGCAAGTAGGCCCACAACTGATGAATACATGTTGGAGATATCTTGTGGAAAAAGGCACAAATTTACTTCAATTGAGAGCGATGATGTTCCAGGCAGGCTCTGCAGGGAGGGGATGATTATATGCTCCCACCTGCAGATCAGCTACTTGGCTTCCCCAACCATCTCTCCTTCCAGTCCCCGGCCTGTCCTTTTACTTCGGCGATCCTTGGTTACACCGAAATTTACAGCATGCATGCTAACGCGCAGTGTAGGTGGATAGAATGACAAAAACCTACGGCATGGTcgctgttgatgatgtgaCTATCCGATGTCTATACTCGGGAACTGAATATCTGACTAGGTCCACTCACAGTATGGAACCTCACGCTCCAttgcttccttctcccacgACTTTCCAGAATTGGGGAATATTTCGAGAACCTGGGAGATTGAGTGGGGTACGACATCATCAGATGTGCATTATCTCTTGAGATGTCCCTATTGTTGGCACTACGCGAAGGCGAGATCTGTTCCACGGGCCAACGTCAAATGCTTGGCTCGTGATATAAATTCGAAACGCATGAGCGATCGAAACAGGAAGGCCGGAGGAGAATACAGCGAATGCTTCAGGACAGCAAGATTCCACAGAAGCCAGAGACTAGTCTCATGCATTAGTCTAATCTACCCTACCAAGGCTTATCGTGCTGATGTTCCACGGAGATAGCGGCCGGCATTTCTTATCAGCAACGCTGATCTTCATTCTGTGACGTGGGGACGGCCGAACTCGAAACACTGAATCGACAGACAATAAAACAACACGATAAGCGTCCGACATCGTTCTCGCTTGAGAATGAGCAAAAGGCTGCCAAATCTAAGGTTAACCAAGCAAACTCTGTCCACCTTCCTGTTAGAGATATTAGATAGAGACCCTGCGTGGGGTTTGGATGGCTTCATATTTGATCTAACCTACACCTATCTGCACTATACGACTGTCGTGGCACCATTGGTGGTGTGTCCAACCTCTAACCGGTCTTCGATATCCATTCGCTGAAACGCCTTATCGACCTCGCATTCCCAGTTACTGAAGGCCACGATTGCCCACTCCAGTGCCCCCACAAGATACAGTGCGATGCATTGTCCCACCCAAAGTCCTTTCAATCCCCAGCCATGGAAAGCCAACCAAATACCGAGAGGCAATGCACCGCAATAATAGCTGACTAGGTTGACTAGCGCACCGACATGCTGTCTTCCCATGCCCCTAAGGCATCCTCCACAGCTACCGTTCAGTCCATCGGCGATCTGGAACAACGCCACCCACGGTAGAACCTCCGCAGTGAGCTGTACAACTCCTTCATCGGAGTTGAACATCTTTGCGAAGTCGTACCGAGTCCCCATAAGCACAGCTAACACGGCACCCCCCAGCACCATGCTCAACCAGGCCGCGGTATTGGCCGCTCTTGATGCACCAGCCGCGTCCCGGGACCCAAGCAGGCTCCCCACTCGCGCAGACGTAGCAACTCCTACACCAAATGGAATTGTGTTGAGCACTTGGTCTGCGGTCATGATGACGCTCTGTGCCGCCAGCGGAATTGTTCCCAGCCTTCCGGCTGCAAGAGCTACGATTTCGAAGGCCCACCACTCGGTGCCTACGTGCACCACGCCCAGAAAGGCCAATCGGGCAAAAGTTCCGAGGTTCTCGAATGCTTTGCGCGACCAGCCGCCCCAGCATTCGGAGCCGGCGATGAACCGGGCATACAATACTAGCAGCACAAAGGACAGCCAGTAGGAAATGCCTGTTGCAAATGGCGCACCGAGCAACCCCATATGAAAGGTGTAGCAGAACAGGTAATTGAGAAATGCATTGAATGGTACCGTTATCAGCAAGACATACGTTCCAGGTCGCATAATACCTGCATCTTCTGATTAGCAGGGATTCCTGGGAAAGCAGCACGTCGGGAACGACTTACCCTGGGCTTGCAAATACTTTTTCATGGCCTCAAAGTAGATATATCCCAGACCGCCAGGGATCAAGCAAGTTAAGAAGCGCGCACTATCTCTCGAGAGCTGGGGATCCTGGCCAAGCAAGAGAAACACAGGCTCCGAGAATGCCCAAAGCATGGCGACGGGGACATAGAACAGCCCGAGGACGAAAAAGGCCCGCTGCAACAGGATGCCGAGATCATGCTTGTTCGAGCTGCCTGTGAAGGTTGACGAGGCCAGTGTGTCTAGTGCGGTGGTCCCGCCCAAGGCGATCATCCAGGCTGTGACCATGGCAAACATGAGTGAAAAGGCCGTGGTGGCGAGATCCTCAGGAGAGATCCGTCCCACAATCAACACAGAGGTGGTTTGCAGGCTGTTTTGCAGCGTGTATGCCAGAATGACCGGGATGGAGTCTTTCAACAGCCGGACAAATTCGACTGGACAGGGAATCGATAACCTTGTAATCTTGGAGTCATGGTTGGCGTCGACTTGCTTGGGAAGTAGTGGCGTATGTTCTTCCCCGGGAGAGTGCGCGGAAGTAGTCTCTCGGTAGCTAGGAAGGGAGTCGTACATCTTGCAATAATAGTAGACACACTGGGCTCAAGctttgaagaaagaaaaaggaattgGTGCCAACCCGAGAGAACAACATGGGATACTATGATAATAAAACCCTCGGTCTTGTTTAACAGCATGGCTGAACACATTGTACAGCACAGTATAGCCCCTTGCCTTGACCGATAGAAGCGGTCTGTTACTCAAGTGGCAACCGTGCAGACCACCGACATGATCCACCACGAGCTTATCCAGATCCGGATCACTGACCCACCAGGAGACCTTACTCGAGCTGCATGTCAGTGCAGACTGATTCAGAGGCGGGGCTGCCACCTTCTCAAGATATTCACCTATTTAGGACGAGCGTGGGGGAAATCCAACACAGGGTGTCTGCTTATACTGTATGACCCGATATCGACCCGAGATGTCGAGACTGACATCACATTGTCAAGTCCGAAGACTGTCTAGGTCTTTGATGCCCAAATCTGTAGATCGAGATGTCCATCCCTTACGCAATATGAgtttcttatctttattgCTAACAAGAGGCTATCCAGTACGCGCTGCAAACACTACTGTCTTGTAATCGGATCTACTTGTGCCCCGCCAAGTATGGTTCCAATGATGAGGTCTGGCTGGCGCAGCTTATTGTATAGAGGGGAAACCCCAATGATCAAAAtatgatgaaggagaggaaagacgACGGGATAGAGTGATATTTATGACTTCAATCGTCTGGATCGTTTGGATTTTCAAGGAGAATCTACCAAGAATTTGTTATGACCATGATTGACAGCAATAATAATTAGCGTACCGAAACAATCTCATGGTTGTCAACTTAGGGCCTTAGATAAGACATATTAACAAACAATGTCAGGGAGAACGTATAAACATCTTCTAAACAGAATAGCAAGGCAGCACATACTTCGTTACCGCAACCGGTTAATGTGATTCGCTTCCAATTTAGCCAGATCCAGGCCGAGAAGGCTATAATGCAGCCATTAAGACCAGGGTTTGATTCGATCCGCTCTTCCATCCCAGTACATCCCGCTGATGATAAGCAGCATAGATATCCTTCAGGATGGTGATTCGATGTTCGCCTGAGGCTGTTACTGATAAGCATCGTTCCGTACAGCAATGGCGTTGCTCGACTTCACCTGTCAACCCCCCTCTCATCATGGACTATATATGCACCTTAGTCAAAAGGACCATGCATTGGCTTCATTGCCTCAGGGCTacaccaacatcacccaTGATCGATCATAGCTACACACAATGAATCTTAAATCTACCCAGACAGACCTTGTTCAAATCTCCGAGAAGCAATCTGCCAGCGACATCAACAGTCTCCCCGTTGAGCAACATGAAACGCACGTCCATCCTACCCCTACTTCTGATCCTTTGGATCCGCTCAACTGGCCCCGTTGGCAAAAGCATGTGATTCTAGGGATTGTCATGCTCAAGTGCGTATTTGCTCCAGTCTAGAGAACCTCAGACACTAACCTTGATCAGGTACTTCCTTTTCACCTACATCACGACCACCACTGTCCCCTCCTTCGCCGAGATACAATCACAGTATGACATCAGCTACTCGCAAGTCAGCTGGACCGTCGCAATCCCGGCGCTGGGCTTGTCGCTTGGACCACTATTCTGGTCCTCCATTGGCGACATCTACGGCCGCCGCATTGTCTTCATTGTGGGGACTGTCATTGCACTCGTAGCGACAGTTGGCGCTGCTGTAGCAGATACATATGGGGGGTACATGGCTGCTCGGTTCTTCCAAGGATTCGGAGTCAGCCCTTCATCAACAGTAGGAATGGCAGTTGGTACGCTACCTTTCTTCAACAGTCATTCAAATGAAGAGAGCAGCTAACAATGTAGTCACCGATCTCTTCTACGACTACGAACGCGGCCAGAAACTCGGATTATGGGTCCTGGCTCTAGATTCAGGTTTACTTCTAGGCCCAACCTGTGCGTgttcccatctccacctcaacaCGATGGTCTCATTTATTGACATAAACCAAGTCGGCGGGATTCTCAATCTCGTCAGCGCCCAATGGATCAACTGGTTCAACGCTATTCTCTTCGCCGCGCTTCTACTCCTCGAGCTTGCTCTCATGCCTGAGACCCTCTACCCACGCGCGTTGATGCTCCAACGCATGGCAGCCACCGAGAAGCCAGCAGAGCCGAACGCAGGTatagaagaagcagagatAAAACGCACCAAGTCATTGCCGTTCCTCAACATTCGTCCCGTCCCAGGTCTCTCCCATCCGCCCATCTATGCCTCTTTCACCCGATTCCTCCTCACGTTCCGCTTCCCTGTCATCCCCGTGGCAGTCCTCGGATACTCATTCACATGGTACTGGTGGATTCTATCTGTGATTACCATGGTCCCGTCTGCATATGCATCAGATTCACCTCTCATCCAGGGCTTGCTATTCCTGGGCCTATTGATCGGGACCTTAGTAGCGGAGGTAAGCTGCTCGGGACGATTGAGCGATGCCATCGTGGGGAGATTAGCCAAGCGGAATGGTGGGATACGGGTCCCAGAAATGCGCTTATGGCTGGCATATCCAGCCATCATTCTGACTGCTAGTAAGTACTTCCCCATAGCCATTACACTGCTACTCCATGTACAAGTCTAACATACTCAAACAATTGACAGTCGGTTTAATCCTCTGGGGCATCAGCATAGACAAAGCCTACCACTGGATGGTAGGACAAGTCGCGTTCTTCCTATGTGAGTATCCCCTACCTCTACTCCTACCACCCCCACTCTCATCtcactcatcatccatcatctctcaCCACAACCATACCACCTTTTAAACCCCCTCTAACCCCATTCACTAAATAAATGGAACAGTCTCCGCCGGAATCCAAATCGGCAACACCACACCGTAACAAGCAGCTACATCATCGACGCCTACCCACTCCAATCCACCAGCGTGGTGATTTTCTACGCTGTATTTCTAAATCTCAGTGCTTTTGCTAATCCAGTACGTTCTTTCCCTTACCATCAACTAAAGACCCCAACCACTAAGAGTGATTTATTGATAAATGAATATACAGTTCTTCATCGCCCAATGGCAAGCCGCAATCGGCTGGACCTGGACATTCACCACTCAGGCTCTCATCGTCGTGGCTGGTGGAAGTGGTGTGTTCATCTCGCTGCATGTGTTTGGGGCGGCATGGAGAGCGAGGGGTGTGCCGGGGTGGGTGAATCCGGAGTTTGATTCTTAAGTAGTACTTTTGGTTTATTGtacatatatattctctttaAAGAATTTCTCGAAGCGggatatcttctttttttctcagTTACGTATCAGGTATGGCATGTAGAGGGTGCCATTGGTTTCAATGGCCAAGGTCTGCCTTCAATGAACACTACTACGCGATGTAGGTATTAGTCGGACTAGAGAGAAGGACTGTACCTTCCACTTTATGCCAAAAGTGATAGGATATTCAGCATGCAAGAGTAAgcatatatttaataatcgcTAAATACGAACGATTGCATGCAAGTACCAAGCAAAGTCACGAGTCGTCCAAAACGTCTGCTCCACGAATTTAAATAACAAAACAGACCGTCTATCACGATTGTCATTGCCTGGTATCTTCCCATTCCTACCAAACGCCGCCcgaataaaagaagaaaaacattTTGAAACGCGATacgccgccgccgatgaTATCAACAACGCAGGAGGGGAAATAGAAACATGCTATACATGACCGAATAGCTTCAGTCGGTAGATACACGTGTGATTGCCGCCCCAGTTCGACGTGGCCCGGAAGACGACCCTGTCCACCCGGAGTTCTGGGGAGTCAATCACCGCGTCTAGTTGGAATAGCTGCACGTGATGCGAGCCGTGGATATCGTAGGTGAATTTCCCGACCCGGTAATATGACGGTCCTAGGAGTGGATCATCGGAGTAGGCAGTCGGATCCTCGGTGGGCCATGCGGACCGGAGGGCGTTCATGATCGGCTTGTGGATTGACGCATGCGTCCTTGCATGTCGACTGGCTCCCTTCTGAACGAGTACGTATTGAGCCCAGAGCTCCATCTCCCTGGGGGCATTTTCAGGCTTTAATGTAGCCGTCTTCGGCATATGTTCGATGGCTACTTCCTCTGGCACGATCTTTTGGCCTAGGTCAATGCCGATCTGCGACATTCCGTCTCGAGGTGTGCTGCACCAGCAATCTCCATAATCTTCCCAGGGAGCCAAAGCCGCGAGCGGCGGTGATGCGGGCCGATAATAACTACCCCTCCATAATTTGACATAGGCCCATTGTAAAGGATTGAGCTTGTGTCCGACAGTTGGGCTTGTGAGACCCGGAATAACAAGCACTCCTAGTCCAATGCTCAGGAAGTTTGTCTTTTGTTCTGTGGGAGGACCAAAATCGGTGCCTCTGCTTGGTGGCATGACTGGGGTAGGTGACGAGCGGACCTCCGACTGCACCGCGTTCACGTCCCATTTGACGGTGCGCATATCCTTCGCCAATGAGGATACCTGCGCTCCAATTCGAGACATCTGATCCGTAAGGCTGCTGACTGCTAGCATATTGCTCTCGTCCATCGGGATATATTGTGTGGGTcgagaaagggagggaattCCGCCAAAGGCAACAAGGtatactgctactgctgccaAAGCTATTCCAGCGAGTATGCGAGCGACCGTGCCAGCGCTAGGCAACTGTGCTGATAGGCTTCCTACCCAGGACCAGGACTGGCCTCTCTGAGTGATAGTTTGTTGGTTGCCATCGACTGATGGTTCTCGTGATGGATTCCGCGCATATGTATCAGGAATGAGTGTCTTTGTGGGCGCGGTAAACTGTGCTGCAGGAGACTTTTCTCTGATGacctccggctccggcaTGGCCTCCGGCATATGCTCCAGCTCTGGCATAGGCTCTGGCTCGGGCGTAGGCGTAGGCTCTGGGGAAGGCTCATGCACAGACTCGGGTTCCAACGGTGGCTCCGGCTCTGGAGAAGGCTCTATCGTGAACTCCTCAAGACTAGGTTGCAGGGAGGGCGACCTCGATTTCGTTTTTAGAAGCCTCGAGTccggttcctcttcttcgtgaATAGGCTCGTTGAAAGCCAGCCCGGAAAATCGACGAGGGGGTGCCTTGATATTCTTTCCATCGGAAAGCGTCCGTGTCAGTTCATCGGAGTTGATTGCTCGTTCAACGGTGAACGAGTATAACGATGAGTTGTCCGGTAGTGGGGAGCTTCCTAACGGGGGCCCATCGTGCAATTGCGGGCCAAACCGCCCCATAGGAGACGGATACAGATTGTCGGCTGGGACGTGGGGATATCTGGGTACAGGTAGAGGCTGCGTAGGACTTGAGGCGGTAGAAAGAGTGTGTGGGATAGGAGGTGTGGGGGTGGCGGTGGATTGGTCGTTGTTGCTGTAGTTGCCCCGTATCGGCGTGGGAGACTTAGTTGCCTCGCGCAGGTTGTCGAGAAGCTGCAACTCATCCGGAGTCGGCTCCCGGCGACTTCGCCGAACCGGGGAACGACTGATAGAAGGCGACTTCTGTCGACGAGACTTGTCCTGAGtggtttctttctctttcaactGCCGATCCTTAGCATCCTCAATTCCCTTGTCGATTGCGTCGGCCATCTCGGTCAGATCCATATGAGGCTGAATCTTGAGCTCCCGTGGGAGAATTGGCGTCTCAGCAGATCCATAAGCGAATGACTGCTTGGTTGGAAGATTTGGCAGAGCCTGTGTCCTTGCTTCCGGACCCAGCTTGGACTGAAAATACGTCGAGGCACTCCCTATATCGGAGCGTGGAGTAGACCCCGCGCGCCTGGTGGCGCCGCGTCTAGTAGGCATTGAAATTCAATGCTGAGAATCGGCTTGATGATTATGTTAGCTAGAGCGCATAACGTGCAGGCTTTCCCGCTGAGGGGTGAGGAACAGAAAGTCCTATAACAGTGGGACT harbors:
- a CDS encoding uncharacterized protein (COG:E;~EggNog:ENOG410PI69;~InterPro:IPR020855,IPR023696,IPR006035;~PFAM:PF00491;~go_function: GO:0016813 - hydrolase activity, acting on carbon-nitrogen (but not peptide) bonds, in linear amidines [Evidence IEA];~go_function: GO:0046872 - metal ion binding [Evidence IEA]); translation: MAPTLRENWQGSNPNSYDNAWAIQQIEEGHNSVLMRKPFTDAEKYGLSKAGKTLPRIITLGGDHTITLPLLRSINRAYGPVTVIHFDSHLDSWKPKVFGGSPSQVAAINHGTYFYHAAMEGLLKNDTNIHAGIRTTLSGPSDYENDGYCGFEIVEAREIDTIGTDGIIKKIRERVGTENPVYLSIDIDTLDPAYAPATGTPETGGWSTRELRTIIRGLDGLNFIGADIVEVAPAYDTNAELSTMAAADVLYEILTIMVKKGPLSVGRSDEL
- a CDS encoding MATE family efflux transporter (COG:V;~EggNog:ENOG410PHMQ;~InterPro:IPR002528;~PFAM:PF01554;~TransMembrane:9 (o88-109i129-149o169-185i197-219o225-251i272-290o352-370i422-445o451-474i);~go_component: GO:0016020 - membrane [Evidence IEA];~go_function: GO:0015297 - antiporter activity [Evidence IEA];~go_function: GO:0042910 - xenobiotic transmembrane transporter activity [Evidence IEA];~go_process: GO:0055085 - transmembrane transport [Evidence IEA]), which translates into the protein MYDSLPSYRETTSAHSPGEEHTPLLPKQVDANHDSKITRLSIPCPVEFVRLLKDSIPVILAYTLQNSLQTTSVLIVGRISPEDLATTAFSLMFAMVTAWMIALGGTTALDTLASSTFTGSSNKHDLGILLQRAFFVLGLFYVPVAMLWAFSEPVFLLLGQDPQLSRDSARFLTCLIPGGLGYIYFEAMKKYLQAQGIMRPGTYVLLITVPFNAFLNYLFCYTFHMGLLGAPFATGISYWLSFVLLVLYARFIAGSECWGGWSRKAFENLGTFARLAFLGVVHVGTEWWAFEIVALAAGRLGTIPLAAQSVIMTADQVLNTIPFGVGVATSARVGSLLGSRDAAGASRAANTAAWLSMVLGGAVLAVLMGTRYDFAKMFNSDEGVVQLTAEVLPWVALFQIADGLNGSCGGCLRGMGRQHVGALVNLVSYYCGALPLGIWLAFHGWGLKGLWVGQCIALYLVGALEWAIVAFSNWECEVDKAFQRMDIEDRLEVGHTTNGATTVV
- a CDS encoding putative MFS transporter (COG:G;~EggNog:ENOG410PKTA;~InterPro:IPR020846,IPR011701,IPR036259;~PFAM:PF07690;~TransMembrane:11 (i55-72o92-110i122-140o152-173i185-206o212-234i296-315o335-356i377-396o444-463i475-500o);~go_function: GO:0022857 - transmembrane transporter activity [Evidence IEA];~go_process: GO:0055085 - transmembrane transport [Evidence IEA]); translation: MNLKSTQTDLVQISEKQSASDINSLPVEQHETHVHPTPTSDPLDPLNWPRWQKHVILGIVMLKYFLFTYITTTTVPSFAEIQSQYDISYSQVSWTVAIPALGLSLGPLFWSSIGDIYGRRIVFIVGTVIALVATVGAAVADTYGGYMAARFFQGFGVSPSSTVGMAVVTDLFYDYERGQKLGLWVLALDSGLLLGPTFGGILNLVSAQWINWFNAILFAALLLLELALMPETLYPRALMLQRMAATEKPAEPNAGIEEAEIKRTKSLPFLNIRPVPGLSHPPIYASFTRFLLTFRFPVIPVAVLGYSFTWYWWILSVITMVPSAYASDSPLIQGLLFLGLLIGTLVAEVSCSGRLSDAIVGRLAKRNGGIRVPEMRLWLAYPAIILTAIGLILWGISIDKAYHWMVGQVAFFLCDLRRNPNRQHHTVTSSYIIDAYPLQSTSVVIFYAVFLNLSAFANPFFIAQWQAAIGWTWTFTTQALIVVAGGSGVFISLHVFGAAWRARGVPGWVNPEFDS
- a CDS encoding uncharacterized protein (COG:S;~EggNog:ENOG410PSZN;~InterPro:IPR012919;~TransMembrane:1 (i394-413o)), with the translated sequence MPTRRGATRRAGSTPRSDIGSASTYFQSKLGPEARTQALPNLPTKQSFAYGSAETPILPRELKIQPHMDLTEMADAIDKGIEDAKDRQLKEKETTQDKSRRQKSPSISRSPVRRSRREPTPDELQLLDNLREATKSPTPIRGNYSNNDQSTATPTPPIPHTLSTASSPTQPLPVPRYPHVPADNLYPSPMGRFGPQLHDGPPLGSSPLPDNSSLYSFTVERAINSDELTRTLSDGKNIKAPPRRFSGLAFNEPIHEEEEPDSRLLKTKSRSPSLQPSLEEFTIEPSPEPEPPLEPESVHEPSPEPTPTPEPEPMPELEHMPEAMPEPEVIREKSPAAQFTAPTKTLIPDTYARNPSREPSVDGNQQTITQRGQSWSWVGSLSAQLPSAGTVARILAGIALAAVAVYLVAFGGIPSLSRPTQYIPMDESNMLAVSSLTDQMSRIGAQVSSLAKDMRTVKWDVNAVQSEVRSSPTPVMPPSRGTDFGPPTEQKTNFLSIGLGVLVIPGLTSPTVGHKLNPLQWAYVKLWRGSYYRPASPPLAALAPWEDYGDCWCSTPRDGMSQIGIDLGQKIVPEEVAIEHMPKTATLKPENAPREMELWAQYVLVQKGASRHARTHASIHKPIMNALRSAWPTEDPTAYSDDPLLGPSYYRVGKFTYDIHGSHHVQLFQLDAVIDSPELRVDRVVFRATSNWGGNHTCIYRLKLFGHV